From a single Ochotona princeps isolate mOchPri1 chromosome 12, mOchPri1.hap1, whole genome shotgun sequence genomic region:
- the SUPT20H gene encoding transcription factor SPT20 homolog isoform X4, translating into MQQALEQALDRAEYVIESARQRPPKRKYLSSGRKSIFQKLYDLYVEECEKEPEVKQKIRRNVNLLEKLVMQESLSCLVVNLYPGNEGYSLMLRGKNGSDSETIRLPYEEGDLLEYLDAEELPPILVDLLEKSQVNIFHCGCVIAEIRDYRQSSNMKPPGYQSRHILLRPTMQTLICDVHSITSDNHKWTQEDKLLLESQLILATAEPLCLDPSIAVTCTANRLLYNRQKMNTRPMKRCFKRYSRSSLNRQQDLSHGPPPPQLRLLDFLQKRKERKAGQHYDLKISKAGNCVDMWKRSPCNLAIPSEVDVEKYAKVEKSIKSDDSQPTVWPAHDVKDDYVFECEAGNQYQKTKLTILQSLGDPLYYGKIQPYKTDEESDSHMSPSHCSTDDHSNWFIIGSKTDAERVVNQYQELIQNEAKCPVKMSHSSSGSASLSQLSPGKETEQPETVSVQSSVLGKGVKHRPPPIKLPSSSGNSSSGNYFTPQQASSFLKSPTPPPPSSKPRSLSRKSSVDLSQVNMLSPAALSPASSSQRSGTPKPSTPTPTPSSAPHPPDAQSSTPSAPSTTPTPQDSGFTPQPTLLTQFAQQQRSLSQAMPVTTTPLSTMVTSITPGATATQVTANSAALNFINVVGSVCGAQTLMSGSNSMLGCSAGAITPAGINLSGLLPSAGLLPNALPTAVPTASQAGVPFGLKNTSNLRPLNLLQLPGGSLIFNTQQQQQLSPFPPQIPPQPTAASPQQPGEQGSEQGSASQEQALSAQQAAVINLTGVGNFMQSQAAVLSQLGSAGNSPEQSLPEQIPALLCLSAAATSDTSNPATSL; encoded by the exons ATG CAGCAAGCTTTGGAACAAGCTTTGGATCGTGCAGAG tatgtcATTGAAAGTGCCCGACAGAGACCTCCTAAAAGGAAATACCTGTCTAGTGGAAG aaaatctATATTTCAAAAGCTTTATGATTTGTATGTTGAAGAATGTGAGAAAGAGCCTGAGGTTAag cagaaaataagaagaaatgtGAACTTGTTGGAGAAGCTTGTTATGCAAGAATCCTTGTCATGCTTAGTGGTCAATCTGTACCCAGGAAACGAAGGATATTCTCTGATGCTCAGGGGAAAAAATGGATCAG attctgAGACCATTCGACTACCTTATGAAGAAGGGGACTTGCTTGAATACTTGGATGCAGAGGAATTACCTCCCATCTTGGTTGATCTGCTAGAAAAATCTCAG GTTAACATTTTTCACTGTGGATGTGTCATAGCAGAAATACGTGACTATAGGCAGTCCAGTAACATGAAACCTCCTGGCTACCAAAGTAGGCACATTCTCTTACGTCCAACAATGCAG acttTAATCTGTGATGTGCATTCAATAACAAGTGATAACCATAAATGGACCCAG GAAGACAAACTTTTACTTGAGAGCCAGCTGATCCTTGCGACAGCTGAACCACTGTGTCTTGATCCGTCTATAGCTGTAACTTGCACTGCAAATAGACTGCTGTATAACAGACAAAAGATGAACACACGTCCAATGAAACG ATGTTTCAAGAGGTATTCCAGGTCCTCTCTGAACCGGCAGCAGGATCTGTCCCATGGTCCTCCACCTCCTCAGCTGAGATTACTTGATttcttacaaaaaagaaaggaaagaaaagcaggtcAGCACTATGACCTCAAAATTTCAAAAGCAGGAAAT tgtGTAGATATGTGGAAACGGAGTCCATGTAACTTGGCCATACCTTCTGAAGTGGAT GTGGAGAAATATGCTAAGGTAGAAAAGTCCATTAAATCTGATGATTCGCAACCAACCGTCTGGCCGGCCCAT GATGTAAAAGATGATTATGTATTTGAATGTGAAGCTGGTAATCAGTATCAGAAAACAAAGCTGACCATCTTGCAGTCGCTTGGTGACCCCCTGTACTATGGTAAAATACAGCCATATAAAACAGATGAAGAAAGTGACAGCCACATGTCTCCCTCCCA ctgctccacaGATGATCATTCAAATtg gtTTATTATTGGATCAAAGACAGATGCTGAaag GGTGGTCAATCAGTACCAGGAATTGATCCAGAATGAAGCCAAATGTCCAGTCAAGATGTCTCACAGTTCCAGTGGCTCAGCCAGTCTGAGTCAGCTTTCTCcggggaaagaaacagaa cAACCCGAGACCGTGTCAGTTCAGTCTTCAGTACTGGGCAAAGGGGTAAAACATCGACCTCCACCCATAAAACTTCCTTCAAGCTCAGGAAATAGTTCCTCAG GTAACTATTTTACACCACAGCAGGCAAGCAGTTTTCTTAAATctccaactcctcctcctccttcttctaagCCACGAAGTCTTTCTCGCAAGTCTTCTGTGGACCTCAGCCAAGTTAACATGCTTTCTCCAGCTGCCCTGTCACCTGCCAGCTCGTCACAAA GATCTGGAACTCCTAAGCCATCTACTCCTACACCAACCCCTTCATCGGCCCCACACCCTCCTGATGCTCAGAGTTCAACTCCTAGTGCCCCTTCAACCACCCCTACTCCCCAAGATTCAGGCTTCACCCCTCAGCCCACTTTGTTAACTCAGTTTGCTCAGCAGCAAAGGTCTCTGAGCCAGGCGATGCCTGTAACGACCACTCCTCTCTCCACCATGGTAACCTCTATAACTCCAGGAGCCACAGCCACCCAGGTCACGGCAAACTCTGCTGCACTTAACTTCATCAACGTAGTGGGCTCTGTTTG TGGGGCTCAGACTTTGATGAGTGGTTCAAACTCCATGCTGGGCTGTAGTGCTGGTGCCATAACTCCTGCAGGAATCAACTTGAGTGGCCTTCTCCCATCAGCAGGTCTGCTACCAAATGCATTGCCCACTGCAGTGCCCACAGCTTCTCAAGCAG GTGTTCCATTTGGTTTAAAAAATACGTCAAATCTCAGGCCCTTAAATCTACTCCAG CTTCCGGGTGGGTCGCTCATCTTCaacacccagcagcagcagcagctgtcgcCCTTTCCACCGCAGATCCCTCCGCAGCCCACCGCTGCCAGTCCACAGCAGCCCGGGGAGCAG
- the SUPT20H gene encoding transcription factor SPT20 homolog isoform X6, with protein sequence MQQALEQALDRAEYVIESARQRPPKRKYLSSGRKSIFQKLYDLYVEECEKEPEVKKIRRNVNLLEKLVMQESLSCLVVNLYPGNEGYSLMLRGKNGSDSETIRLPYEEGDLLEYLDAEELPPILVDLLEKSQVNIFHCGCVIAEIRDYRQSSNMKPPGYQSRHILLRPTMQTLICDVHSITSDNHKWTQEDKLLLESQLILATAEPLCLDPSIAVTCTANRLLYNRQKMNTRPMKRCFKRYSRSSLNRQQDLSHGPPPPQLRLLDFLQKRKERKAGQHYDLKISKAGNCVDMWKRSPCNLAIPSEVDVEKYAKVEKSIKSDDSQPTVWPAHDVKDDYVFECEAGNQYQKTKLTILQSLGDPLYYGKIQPYKTDEESDSHMSPSHCSTDDHSNWFIIGSKTDAERVVNQYQELIQNEAKCPVKMSHSSSGSASLSQLSPGKETEQPETVSVQSSVLGKGVKHRPPPIKLPSSSGNSSSGNYFTPQQASSFLKSPTPPPPSSKPRSLSRKSSVDLSQVNMLSPAALSPASSSQRSGTPKPSTPTPTPSSAPHPPDAQSSTPSAPSTTPTPQDSGFTPQPTLLTQFAQQQRSLSQAMPVTTTPLSTMVTSITPGATATQVTANSAALNFINVVGSVCGAQTLMSGSNSMLGCSAGAITPAGINLSGLLPSAGLLPNALPTAVPTASQAGVPFGLKNTSNLRPLNLLQLPGGSLIFNTQQQQQLSPFPPQIPPQPTAASPQQPGEQGSEQGSASQEQALSAQQAAVINLTGVGNFMQSQAAAVAILAASNGYGSGSSTSTNSSATSAAAHRQPVKK encoded by the exons ATG CAGCAAGCTTTGGAACAAGCTTTGGATCGTGCAGAG tatgtcATTGAAAGTGCCCGACAGAGACCTCCTAAAAGGAAATACCTGTCTAGTGGAAG aaaatctATATTTCAAAAGCTTTATGATTTGTATGTTGAAGAATGTGAGAAAGAGCCTGAGGTTAag aaaataagaagaaatgtGAACTTGTTGGAGAAGCTTGTTATGCAAGAATCCTTGTCATGCTTAGTGGTCAATCTGTACCCAGGAAACGAAGGATATTCTCTGATGCTCAGGGGAAAAAATGGATCAG attctgAGACCATTCGACTACCTTATGAAGAAGGGGACTTGCTTGAATACTTGGATGCAGAGGAATTACCTCCCATCTTGGTTGATCTGCTAGAAAAATCTCAG GTTAACATTTTTCACTGTGGATGTGTCATAGCAGAAATACGTGACTATAGGCAGTCCAGTAACATGAAACCTCCTGGCTACCAAAGTAGGCACATTCTCTTACGTCCAACAATGCAG acttTAATCTGTGATGTGCATTCAATAACAAGTGATAACCATAAATGGACCCAG GAAGACAAACTTTTACTTGAGAGCCAGCTGATCCTTGCGACAGCTGAACCACTGTGTCTTGATCCGTCTATAGCTGTAACTTGCACTGCAAATAGACTGCTGTATAACAGACAAAAGATGAACACACGTCCAATGAAACG ATGTTTCAAGAGGTATTCCAGGTCCTCTCTGAACCGGCAGCAGGATCTGTCCCATGGTCCTCCACCTCCTCAGCTGAGATTACTTGATttcttacaaaaaagaaaggaaagaaaagcaggtcAGCACTATGACCTCAAAATTTCAAAAGCAGGAAAT tgtGTAGATATGTGGAAACGGAGTCCATGTAACTTGGCCATACCTTCTGAAGTGGAT GTGGAGAAATATGCTAAGGTAGAAAAGTCCATTAAATCTGATGATTCGCAACCAACCGTCTGGCCGGCCCAT GATGTAAAAGATGATTATGTATTTGAATGTGAAGCTGGTAATCAGTATCAGAAAACAAAGCTGACCATCTTGCAGTCGCTTGGTGACCCCCTGTACTATGGTAAAATACAGCCATATAAAACAGATGAAGAAAGTGACAGCCACATGTCTCCCTCCCA ctgctccacaGATGATCATTCAAATtg gtTTATTATTGGATCAAAGACAGATGCTGAaag GGTGGTCAATCAGTACCAGGAATTGATCCAGAATGAAGCCAAATGTCCAGTCAAGATGTCTCACAGTTCCAGTGGCTCAGCCAGTCTGAGTCAGCTTTCTCcggggaaagaaacagaa cAACCCGAGACCGTGTCAGTTCAGTCTTCAGTACTGGGCAAAGGGGTAAAACATCGACCTCCACCCATAAAACTTCCTTCAAGCTCAGGAAATAGTTCCTCAG GTAACTATTTTACACCACAGCAGGCAAGCAGTTTTCTTAAATctccaactcctcctcctccttcttctaagCCACGAAGTCTTTCTCGCAAGTCTTCTGTGGACCTCAGCCAAGTTAACATGCTTTCTCCAGCTGCCCTGTCACCTGCCAGCTCGTCACAAA GATCTGGAACTCCTAAGCCATCTACTCCTACACCAACCCCTTCATCGGCCCCACACCCTCCTGATGCTCAGAGTTCAACTCCTAGTGCCCCTTCAACCACCCCTACTCCCCAAGATTCAGGCTTCACCCCTCAGCCCACTTTGTTAACTCAGTTTGCTCAGCAGCAAAGGTCTCTGAGCCAGGCGATGCCTGTAACGACCACTCCTCTCTCCACCATGGTAACCTCTATAACTCCAGGAGCCACAGCCACCCAGGTCACGGCAAACTCTGCTGCACTTAACTTCATCAACGTAGTGGGCTCTGTTTG TGGGGCTCAGACTTTGATGAGTGGTTCAAACTCCATGCTGGGCTGTAGTGCTGGTGCCATAACTCCTGCAGGAATCAACTTGAGTGGCCTTCTCCCATCAGCAGGTCTGCTACCAAATGCATTGCCCACTGCAGTGCCCACAGCTTCTCAAGCAG GTGTTCCATTTGGTTTAAAAAATACGTCAAATCTCAGGCCCTTAAATCTACTCCAG CTTCCGGGTGGGTCGCTCATCTTCaacacccagcagcagcagcagctgtcgcCCTTTCCACCGCAGATCCCTCCGCAGCCCACCGCTGCCAGTCCACAGCAGCCCGGGGAGCAG
- the SUPT20H gene encoding transcription factor SPT20 homolog isoform X10 yields MQQALEQALDRAEYVIESARQRPPKRKYLSSGRKSIFQKLYDLYVEECEKEPEVKKIRRNVNLLEKLVMQESLSCLVVNLYPGNEGYSLMLRGKNGSDSETIRLPYEEGDLLEYLDAEELPPILVDLLEKSQVNIFHCGCVIAEIRDYRQSSNMKPPGYQSRHILLRPTMQTLICDVHSITSDNHKWTQEDKLLLESQLILATAEPLCLDPSIAVTCTANRLLYNRQKMNTRPMKRCFKRYSRSSLNRQQDLSHGPPPPQLRLLDFLQKRKERKAGQHYDLKISKAGNCVDMWKRSPCNLAIPSEVDVEKYAKVEKSIKSDDSQPTVWPAHDVKDDYVFECEAGNQYQKTKLTILQSLGDPLYYGKIQPYKTDEESDSHMSPSHCSTDDHSNWFIIGSKTDAERVVNQYQELIQNEAKCPVKMSHSSSGSASLSQLSPGKETEQPETVSVQSSVLGKGVKHRPPPIKLPSSSGNSSSGNYFTPQQASSFLKSPTPPPPSSKPRSLSRKSSVDLSQVNMLSPAALSPASSSQRATATQVTANSAALNFINVVGSVCGAQTLMSGSNSMLGCSAGAITPAGINLSGLLPSAGLLPNALPTAVPTASQAGVPFGLKNTSNLRPLNLLQLPGGSLIFNTQQQQQLSPFPPQIPPQPTAASPQQPGEQGSEQGSASQEQALSAQQAAVINLTGVGNFMQSQAAAVAILAASNGYGSGSSTSTNSSATSAAAHRQPVKK; encoded by the exons ATG CAGCAAGCTTTGGAACAAGCTTTGGATCGTGCAGAG tatgtcATTGAAAGTGCCCGACAGAGACCTCCTAAAAGGAAATACCTGTCTAGTGGAAG aaaatctATATTTCAAAAGCTTTATGATTTGTATGTTGAAGAATGTGAGAAAGAGCCTGAGGTTAag aaaataagaagaaatgtGAACTTGTTGGAGAAGCTTGTTATGCAAGAATCCTTGTCATGCTTAGTGGTCAATCTGTACCCAGGAAACGAAGGATATTCTCTGATGCTCAGGGGAAAAAATGGATCAG attctgAGACCATTCGACTACCTTATGAAGAAGGGGACTTGCTTGAATACTTGGATGCAGAGGAATTACCTCCCATCTTGGTTGATCTGCTAGAAAAATCTCAG GTTAACATTTTTCACTGTGGATGTGTCATAGCAGAAATACGTGACTATAGGCAGTCCAGTAACATGAAACCTCCTGGCTACCAAAGTAGGCACATTCTCTTACGTCCAACAATGCAG acttTAATCTGTGATGTGCATTCAATAACAAGTGATAACCATAAATGGACCCAG GAAGACAAACTTTTACTTGAGAGCCAGCTGATCCTTGCGACAGCTGAACCACTGTGTCTTGATCCGTCTATAGCTGTAACTTGCACTGCAAATAGACTGCTGTATAACAGACAAAAGATGAACACACGTCCAATGAAACG ATGTTTCAAGAGGTATTCCAGGTCCTCTCTGAACCGGCAGCAGGATCTGTCCCATGGTCCTCCACCTCCTCAGCTGAGATTACTTGATttcttacaaaaaagaaaggaaagaaaagcaggtcAGCACTATGACCTCAAAATTTCAAAAGCAGGAAAT tgtGTAGATATGTGGAAACGGAGTCCATGTAACTTGGCCATACCTTCTGAAGTGGAT GTGGAGAAATATGCTAAGGTAGAAAAGTCCATTAAATCTGATGATTCGCAACCAACCGTCTGGCCGGCCCAT GATGTAAAAGATGATTATGTATTTGAATGTGAAGCTGGTAATCAGTATCAGAAAACAAAGCTGACCATCTTGCAGTCGCTTGGTGACCCCCTGTACTATGGTAAAATACAGCCATATAAAACAGATGAAGAAAGTGACAGCCACATGTCTCCCTCCCA ctgctccacaGATGATCATTCAAATtg gtTTATTATTGGATCAAAGACAGATGCTGAaag GGTGGTCAATCAGTACCAGGAATTGATCCAGAATGAAGCCAAATGTCCAGTCAAGATGTCTCACAGTTCCAGTGGCTCAGCCAGTCTGAGTCAGCTTTCTCcggggaaagaaacagaa cAACCCGAGACCGTGTCAGTTCAGTCTTCAGTACTGGGCAAAGGGGTAAAACATCGACCTCCACCCATAAAACTTCCTTCAAGCTCAGGAAATAGTTCCTCAG GTAACTATTTTACACCACAGCAGGCAAGCAGTTTTCTTAAATctccaactcctcctcctccttcttctaagCCACGAAGTCTTTCTCGCAAGTCTTCTGTGGACCTCAGCCAAGTTAACATGCTTTCTCCAGCTGCCCTGTCACCTGCCAGCTCGTCACAAA GAGCCACAGCCACCCAGGTCACGGCAAACTCTGCTGCACTTAACTTCATCAACGTAGTGGGCTCTGTTTG TGGGGCTCAGACTTTGATGAGTGGTTCAAACTCCATGCTGGGCTGTAGTGCTGGTGCCATAACTCCTGCAGGAATCAACTTGAGTGGCCTTCTCCCATCAGCAGGTCTGCTACCAAATGCATTGCCCACTGCAGTGCCCACAGCTTCTCAAGCAG GTGTTCCATTTGGTTTAAAAAATACGTCAAATCTCAGGCCCTTAAATCTACTCCAG CTTCCGGGTGGGTCGCTCATCTTCaacacccagcagcagcagcagctgtcgcCCTTTCCACCGCAGATCCCTCCGCAGCCCACCGCTGCCAGTCCACAGCAGCCCGGGGAGCAG
- the SUPT20H gene encoding transcription factor SPT20 homolog isoform X12, producing MQQALEQALDRAEYVIESARQRPPKRKYLSSGRKSIFQKLYDLYVEECEKEPEVKQKIRRNVNLLEKLVMQESLSCLVVNLYPGNEGYSLMLRGKNGSDSETIRLPYEEGDLLEYLDAEELPPILVDLLEKSQVNIFHCGCVIAEIRDYRQSSNMKPPGYQSRHILLRPTMQTLICDVHSITSDNHKWTQEDKLLLESQLILATAEPLCLDPSIAVTCTANRLLYNRQKMNTRPMKRCFKRYSRSSLNRQQDLSHGPPPPQLRLLDFLQKRKERKAGQHYDLKISKAGNCVDMWKRSPCNLAIPSEVDVEKYAKVEKSIKSDDSQPTVWPAHDVKDDYVFECEAGNQYQKTKLTILQSLGDPLYYGKIQPYKTDEESDSHMSPSHCSTDDHSNWFIIGSKTDAERVVNQYQELIQNEAKCPVKMSHSSSGSASLSQLSPGKETEQPETVSVQSSVLGKGVKHRPPPIKLPSSSGNSSSGNYFTPQQASSFLKSPTPPPPSSKPRSLSRKSSVDLSQVNMLSPAALSPASSSQRHES from the exons ATG CAGCAAGCTTTGGAACAAGCTTTGGATCGTGCAGAG tatgtcATTGAAAGTGCCCGACAGAGACCTCCTAAAAGGAAATACCTGTCTAGTGGAAG aaaatctATATTTCAAAAGCTTTATGATTTGTATGTTGAAGAATGTGAGAAAGAGCCTGAGGTTAag cagaaaataagaagaaatgtGAACTTGTTGGAGAAGCTTGTTATGCAAGAATCCTTGTCATGCTTAGTGGTCAATCTGTACCCAGGAAACGAAGGATATTCTCTGATGCTCAGGGGAAAAAATGGATCAG attctgAGACCATTCGACTACCTTATGAAGAAGGGGACTTGCTTGAATACTTGGATGCAGAGGAATTACCTCCCATCTTGGTTGATCTGCTAGAAAAATCTCAG GTTAACATTTTTCACTGTGGATGTGTCATAGCAGAAATACGTGACTATAGGCAGTCCAGTAACATGAAACCTCCTGGCTACCAAAGTAGGCACATTCTCTTACGTCCAACAATGCAG acttTAATCTGTGATGTGCATTCAATAACAAGTGATAACCATAAATGGACCCAG GAAGACAAACTTTTACTTGAGAGCCAGCTGATCCTTGCGACAGCTGAACCACTGTGTCTTGATCCGTCTATAGCTGTAACTTGCACTGCAAATAGACTGCTGTATAACAGACAAAAGATGAACACACGTCCAATGAAACG ATGTTTCAAGAGGTATTCCAGGTCCTCTCTGAACCGGCAGCAGGATCTGTCCCATGGTCCTCCACCTCCTCAGCTGAGATTACTTGATttcttacaaaaaagaaaggaaagaaaagcaggtcAGCACTATGACCTCAAAATTTCAAAAGCAGGAAAT tgtGTAGATATGTGGAAACGGAGTCCATGTAACTTGGCCATACCTTCTGAAGTGGAT GTGGAGAAATATGCTAAGGTAGAAAAGTCCATTAAATCTGATGATTCGCAACCAACCGTCTGGCCGGCCCAT GATGTAAAAGATGATTATGTATTTGAATGTGAAGCTGGTAATCAGTATCAGAAAACAAAGCTGACCATCTTGCAGTCGCTTGGTGACCCCCTGTACTATGGTAAAATACAGCCATATAAAACAGATGAAGAAAGTGACAGCCACATGTCTCCCTCCCA ctgctccacaGATGATCATTCAAATtg gtTTATTATTGGATCAAAGACAGATGCTGAaag GGTGGTCAATCAGTACCAGGAATTGATCCAGAATGAAGCCAAATGTCCAGTCAAGATGTCTCACAGTTCCAGTGGCTCAGCCAGTCTGAGTCAGCTTTCTCcggggaaagaaacagaa cAACCCGAGACCGTGTCAGTTCAGTCTTCAGTACTGGGCAAAGGGGTAAAACATCGACCTCCACCCATAAAACTTCCTTCAAGCTCAGGAAATAGTTCCTCAG GTAACTATTTTACACCACAGCAGGCAAGCAGTTTTCTTAAATctccaactcctcctcctccttcttctaagCCACGAAGTCTTTCTCGCAAGTCTTCTGTGGACCTCAGCCAAGTTAACATGCTTTCTCCAGCTGCCCTGTCACCTGCCAGCTCGTCACAAA GACATGaaagctaa
- the SUPT20H gene encoding transcription factor SPT20 homolog isoform X9 — MQQALEQALDRAEYVIESARQRPPKRKYLSSGRKSIFQKLYDLYVEECEKEPEVKQKIRRNVNLLEKLVMQESLSCLVVNLYPGNEGYSLMLRGKNGSDSETIRLPYEEGDLLEYLDAEELPPILVDLLEKSQVNIFHCGCVIAEIRDYRQSSNMKPPGYQSRHILLRPTMQTLICDVHSITSDNHKWTQEDKLLLESQLILATAEPLCLDPSIAVTCTANRLLYNRQKMNTRPMKRCFKRYSRSSLNRQQDLSHGPPPPQLRLLDFLQKRKERKAGQHYDLKISKAGNCVDMWKRSPCNLAIPSEVDVEKYAKVEKSIKSDDSQPTVWPAHDVKDDYVFECEAGNQYQKTKLTILQSLGDPLYYGKIQPYKTDEESDSHMSPSHCSTDDHSNWFIIGSKTDAERVVNQYQELIQNEAKCPVKMSHSSSGSASLSQLSPGKETEQPETVSVQSSVLGKGVKHRPPPIKLPSSSGNSSSGNYFTPQQASSFLKSPTPPPPSSKPRSLSRKSSVDLSQVNMLSPAALSPASSSQRATATQVTANSAALNFINVVGSVCGAQTLMSGSNSMLGCSAGAITPAGINLSGLLPSAGLLPNALPTAVPTASQAGVPFGLKNTSNLRPLNLLQLPGGSLIFNTQQQQQLSPFPPQIPPQPTAASPQQPGEQGSEQGSASQEQALSAQQAAVINLTGVGNFMQSQAAAVAILAASNGYGSGSSTSTNSSATSAAAHRQPVKK, encoded by the exons ATG CAGCAAGCTTTGGAACAAGCTTTGGATCGTGCAGAG tatgtcATTGAAAGTGCCCGACAGAGACCTCCTAAAAGGAAATACCTGTCTAGTGGAAG aaaatctATATTTCAAAAGCTTTATGATTTGTATGTTGAAGAATGTGAGAAAGAGCCTGAGGTTAag cagaaaataagaagaaatgtGAACTTGTTGGAGAAGCTTGTTATGCAAGAATCCTTGTCATGCTTAGTGGTCAATCTGTACCCAGGAAACGAAGGATATTCTCTGATGCTCAGGGGAAAAAATGGATCAG attctgAGACCATTCGACTACCTTATGAAGAAGGGGACTTGCTTGAATACTTGGATGCAGAGGAATTACCTCCCATCTTGGTTGATCTGCTAGAAAAATCTCAG GTTAACATTTTTCACTGTGGATGTGTCATAGCAGAAATACGTGACTATAGGCAGTCCAGTAACATGAAACCTCCTGGCTACCAAAGTAGGCACATTCTCTTACGTCCAACAATGCAG acttTAATCTGTGATGTGCATTCAATAACAAGTGATAACCATAAATGGACCCAG GAAGACAAACTTTTACTTGAGAGCCAGCTGATCCTTGCGACAGCTGAACCACTGTGTCTTGATCCGTCTATAGCTGTAACTTGCACTGCAAATAGACTGCTGTATAACAGACAAAAGATGAACACACGTCCAATGAAACG ATGTTTCAAGAGGTATTCCAGGTCCTCTCTGAACCGGCAGCAGGATCTGTCCCATGGTCCTCCACCTCCTCAGCTGAGATTACTTGATttcttacaaaaaagaaaggaaagaaaagcaggtcAGCACTATGACCTCAAAATTTCAAAAGCAGGAAAT tgtGTAGATATGTGGAAACGGAGTCCATGTAACTTGGCCATACCTTCTGAAGTGGAT GTGGAGAAATATGCTAAGGTAGAAAAGTCCATTAAATCTGATGATTCGCAACCAACCGTCTGGCCGGCCCAT GATGTAAAAGATGATTATGTATTTGAATGTGAAGCTGGTAATCAGTATCAGAAAACAAAGCTGACCATCTTGCAGTCGCTTGGTGACCCCCTGTACTATGGTAAAATACAGCCATATAAAACAGATGAAGAAAGTGACAGCCACATGTCTCCCTCCCA ctgctccacaGATGATCATTCAAATtg gtTTATTATTGGATCAAAGACAGATGCTGAaag GGTGGTCAATCAGTACCAGGAATTGATCCAGAATGAAGCCAAATGTCCAGTCAAGATGTCTCACAGTTCCAGTGGCTCAGCCAGTCTGAGTCAGCTTTCTCcggggaaagaaacagaa cAACCCGAGACCGTGTCAGTTCAGTCTTCAGTACTGGGCAAAGGGGTAAAACATCGACCTCCACCCATAAAACTTCCTTCAAGCTCAGGAAATAGTTCCTCAG GTAACTATTTTACACCACAGCAGGCAAGCAGTTTTCTTAAATctccaactcctcctcctccttcttctaagCCACGAAGTCTTTCTCGCAAGTCTTCTGTGGACCTCAGCCAAGTTAACATGCTTTCTCCAGCTGCCCTGTCACCTGCCAGCTCGTCACAAA GAGCCACAGCCACCCAGGTCACGGCAAACTCTGCTGCACTTAACTTCATCAACGTAGTGGGCTCTGTTTG TGGGGCTCAGACTTTGATGAGTGGTTCAAACTCCATGCTGGGCTGTAGTGCTGGTGCCATAACTCCTGCAGGAATCAACTTGAGTGGCCTTCTCCCATCAGCAGGTCTGCTACCAAATGCATTGCCCACTGCAGTGCCCACAGCTTCTCAAGCAG GTGTTCCATTTGGTTTAAAAAATACGTCAAATCTCAGGCCCTTAAATCTACTCCAG CTTCCGGGTGGGTCGCTCATCTTCaacacccagcagcagcagcagctgtcgcCCTTTCCACCGCAGATCCCTCCGCAGCCCACCGCTGCCAGTCCACAGCAGCCCGGGGAGCAG